A stretch of Candidatus Sphingomonas phytovorans DNA encodes these proteins:
- a CDS encoding LL-diaminopimelate aminotransferase, giving the protein MSDDFYRIKRLPPYVIAEVNAMRAEARAGGEDIIDLGMGNPDLPPPPHVIEKLCEVARKPDAHGYSASKGIPGLRKAQANYYQRRFGVELNPDSEVVVTLGSKEGLANLAQAITAPGDVVLAPNPSYPIHTFGFIIAGATIRSVPTTPDEQYFEALERAMAFTVPRPSVLVMGYPSNPTAEVVDLAFYERVVAFAKEHKLWVLSDLAYSELYYDGCPTPSILQVPGAKDVAVEFTSLSKTYSMAGWRIGFAVGNPQLISALTRVKSYLDYGAFTPIQAAAVAAINGPQDIVEQNRQLYQRRRDVLIESFGRAGWDIPAPRASMFAWAPLPPALAHLGSLEFSKQLLTHAKVAVAPGVGYGENGEGYVRIAMVENEQRLRQAARNVKRYLQSMGVNTPARTG; this is encoded by the coding sequence ATGTCCGACGATTTCTACCGCATCAAGCGCCTGCCCCCCTATGTCATCGCCGAAGTGAACGCGATGCGAGCGGAAGCGCGCGCGGGCGGCGAGGACATCATCGATCTCGGCATGGGCAATCCGGACCTGCCGCCGCCGCCGCACGTCATCGAGAAGCTGTGCGAGGTCGCGCGCAAGCCCGACGCGCATGGATATTCGGCATCGAAGGGCATCCCGGGGCTGCGCAAGGCCCAGGCCAATTATTACCAGCGCCGTTTCGGGGTCGAGCTGAACCCCGATAGCGAGGTGGTCGTGACGCTCGGGTCGAAGGAAGGCCTCGCCAACCTCGCCCAGGCGATCACCGCGCCGGGCGACGTCGTGCTCGCGCCGAACCCGAGCTACCCGATTCACACCTTCGGCTTCATCATCGCCGGCGCGACGATCCGTAGCGTGCCGACCACCCCTGACGAACAGTATTTCGAAGCGCTCGAGCGGGCGATGGCCTTTACCGTGCCGCGCCCGAGCGTGCTGGTGATGGGCTATCCTTCCAACCCGACCGCCGAGGTGGTCGATCTCGCTTTCTACGAGCGGGTCGTGGCGTTCGCGAAGGAGCACAAGCTTTGGGTGCTGTCCGACCTGGCCTATTCAGAGCTTTATTATGACGGCTGCCCGACGCCCTCCATCCTGCAGGTGCCGGGCGCCAAGGACGTCGCGGTCGAGTTCACCTCGCTCAGCAAGACCTATTCGATGGCCGGCTGGCGGATCGGCTTCGCGGTCGGCAACCCGCAGCTCATCTCGGCGCTGACGCGGGTGAAATCCTATCTCGATTACGGCGCCTTCACCCCGATCCAGGCAGCCGCGGTCGCCGCAATCAACGGGCCGCAGGACATTGTCGAGCAGAACCGCCAGCTCTATCAGCGCCGCCGCGACGTGCTGATCGAAAGCTTCGGCCGCGCCGGCTGGGATATTCCGGCGCCGCGTGCGTCGATGTTCGCCTGGGCACCGCTGCCGCCGGCGCTGGCGCATCTCGGCAGCCTGGAATTCTCCAAGCAGTTGCTCACCCATGCCAAGGTCGCTGTCGCGCCCGGCGTCGGCTATGGCGAGAATGGCGAAGGCTATGTGCGCATCGCGATGGTCGAGAACGAGCAACGGCTCCGCCAGGCGGCGCGGAACGTGAAGCGCTATCTCCAGAGCATGGGCGTCAACACCCCGGCGCGCACCGGCTGA
- the phaC gene encoding class I poly(R)-hydroxyalkanoic acid synthase produces MAESDAPALPSLEELQHWTWVMGRAQQMMLESGLATAAAERSDLGLPVIPGLNDPATIQRAEAFWTDSIGLWQRFLDPKAVPADDGRHARDKRFAAPQWRDNPLFDWIRQSYFLISDHLLANIDALEGVDDRQKEQLRFAARGFLEAMSPSNFAATNPVVLEKTIETGGENLLKGLQNMLADIAKGQLTHTDPDAFELGRNLATTPGKVVKRTPLYELIQYSPTTENVLAVPLVIFPPWINRFYILDLTPEKSFIRWAVDQGITVFMVSWKSADAGMKEVVWDDYVEAQIDAIDTVRAGLKVDAVHTIGYCVAGTTLAATLAVLAARDMADKVKSATFFTAQIDFSRAGELLNFVDDEQLKTIATLSPEGFLDGRYLALTFNLLRGRDLIWNYVTNNYLLGQDYAPFDLLHWNGDTTNLPAKWHLSYLTDLYRDNLLVKPGMLSVGGTPVDLTRVKTPSYIQAGREDHIAPAESVWNITHIFSGPVKFVLAGSGHIAGVVNPPAQGKYQYWLNPGQVETLADFVAGATETKGSWWPDWVGWLRGQDDSSAPAKGARQPGKGALKAIEDAPGSYVRAR; encoded by the coding sequence ATGGCCGAGTCCGACGCTCCCGCACTGCCCAGCCTCGAGGAACTGCAGCACTGGACCTGGGTGATGGGCCGCGCGCAGCAGATGATGCTGGAGAGCGGCCTCGCCACCGCGGCGGCTGAACGGAGCGATCTCGGCCTGCCGGTCATTCCCGGCCTCAACGATCCGGCGACGATCCAGCGCGCCGAGGCGTTCTGGACCGATAGCATTGGTCTATGGCAGCGCTTCCTCGATCCGAAGGCCGTGCCGGCCGACGACGGCAGGCATGCCCGCGACAAGCGTTTCGCGGCGCCGCAATGGCGCGACAACCCGCTGTTCGACTGGATTCGCCAGAGCTATTTCCTGATCTCCGACCATCTGCTCGCGAATATCGACGCGCTCGAGGGCGTGGACGACCGGCAGAAGGAGCAGCTCCGCTTCGCCGCCCGCGGTTTCCTCGAGGCGATGAGCCCGAGCAACTTCGCCGCGACCAATCCGGTGGTGCTCGAAAAGACGATCGAGACCGGCGGCGAGAACCTGCTCAAGGGGCTGCAGAACATGCTGGCCGATATCGCCAAGGGCCAGCTCACCCATACCGATCCCGACGCGTTCGAGCTTGGCCGCAACCTTGCGACCACCCCGGGCAAGGTGGTGAAGCGCACTCCGCTCTACGAGCTGATCCAATATTCGCCGACGACGGAGAATGTCCTCGCCGTGCCGCTGGTCATCTTCCCGCCCTGGATCAACCGTTTCTACATCCTCGACCTGACGCCGGAGAAGAGCTTCATCCGCTGGGCGGTCGACCAGGGCATCACCGTGTTCATGGTTTCGTGGAAATCGGCCGACGCCGGCATGAAAGAGGTGGTGTGGGACGATTATGTCGAGGCGCAGATCGACGCGATCGATACGGTGCGCGCGGGGCTGAAGGTCGATGCCGTCCATACCATCGGCTATTGCGTGGCCGGCACCACGCTTGCCGCGACGCTGGCGGTGCTGGCGGCGCGGGACATGGCGGACAAGGTAAAGAGCGCGACCTTCTTCACCGCCCAGATCGATTTCTCCCGCGCTGGCGAATTGCTCAATTTCGTCGATGACGAGCAGCTGAAGACGATCGCGACCCTCTCCCCGGAAGGGTTTCTCGATGGCCGCTATCTCGCGCTGACCTTCAACCTGCTGCGCGGCCGGGACCTGATCTGGAACTACGTCACCAACAATTATCTGCTCGGCCAGGATTATGCGCCGTTCGACCTGCTGCACTGGAACGGCGATACGACCAATCTGCCGGCCAAATGGCACCTGAGCTACCTGACCGATCTCTACCGCGACAATCTGCTGGTGAAGCCGGGCATGCTCTCGGTCGGCGGCACGCCGGTCGACCTGACGAGGGTGAAGACCCCGTCCTATATCCAGGCCGGGCGCGAGGATCACATCGCGCCCGCCGAAAGCGTCTGGAACATCACCCATATCTTCTCGGGGCCGGTGAAGTTCGTGCTGGCGGGTTCGGGCCATATCGCCGGCGTGGTGAATCCTCCGGCACAGGGCAAATATCAATATTGGCTCAATCCCGGGCAGGTCGAGACGCTTGCCGATTTCGTTGCCGGCGCGACCGAGACAAAGGGAAGCTGGTGGCCCGACTGGGTCGGCTGGCTGCGCGGACAGGATGATTCCAGCGCGCCGGCCAAAGGCGCGCGCCAGCCCGGCAAGGGCGCGCTGAAGGCGATCGAGGACGCGCCGGGGAGCTACGTCCGGGCACGCTAA
- a CDS encoding phasin family protein, which translates to MASNGRKPETSAKAPATATPAPKVPAKPEVAAKPVAKTATKPVAAKAPVTPAPVVTKPVPPVAAKIELPEPAPVAVKAPAEPMVAKAEAAPAPVIEKAVEAAVKTPEAIIETVTPAAVEAPVAIIQKEVKTMEANLKNAAEKAQTLFAEANERAKAAVEKGTKLFEEANEFSKGNIEALVESGKIAAKGFETLGQDAAEYSRKQFEGATAALKSLSTVKSPTDFFKLHSDYVRSSFDSIVAQTSKNTEAVLKLAGEVAQPISNRVALAAEKAKIAA; encoded by the coding sequence ATGGCCAGCAACGGACGCAAGCCCGAAACGTCGGCCAAGGCCCCGGCAACCGCGACGCCGGCTCCTAAGGTACCGGCCAAGCCGGAGGTTGCCGCAAAGCCTGTGGCAAAGACAGCCACCAAGCCGGTCGCCGCCAAGGCGCCGGTCACCCCGGCTCCTGTCGTGACGAAGCCAGTCCCGCCGGTGGCCGCAAAGATCGAACTGCCCGAACCAGCTCCCGTCGCCGTCAAGGCACCGGCCGAGCCGATGGTCGCAAAGGCCGAAGCGGCGCCAGCGCCGGTGATCGAAAAGGCAGTCGAAGCCGCAGTGAAGACCCCCGAAGCGATCATCGAAACCGTCACGCCCGCCGCCGTCGAAGCGCCGGTCGCCATCATCCAGAAGGAAGTGAAGACCATGGAAGCCAATCTGAAGAACGCTGCCGAAAAGGCCCAGACCCTGTTCGCCGAAGCAAACGAGCGCGCCAAGGCTGCCGTCGAGAAGGGCACCAAGCTGTTCGAGGAAGCCAATGAATTCTCGAAGGGCAACATCGAAGCCCTCGTCGAATCGGGCAAGATCGCAGCCAAGGGCTTCGAGACGCTCGGCCAGGACGCTGCCGAGTATAGCCGCAAGCAGTTCGAAGGCGCGACCGCGGCGTTGAAGAGCCTGTCGACCGTCAAGTCGCCGACCGATTTCTTCAAGCTGCACAGCGATTATGTCCGCTCGTCGTTCGACTCGATCGTCGCTCAGACCTCGAAGAACACCGAAGCAGTGCTGAAGCTCGCCGGCGAGGTCGCCCAGCCGATCTCGAACCGCGTCGCGCTTGCCGCCGAGAAGGCGAAGATCGCCGCGTAA
- the clpS gene encoding ATP-dependent Clp protease adapter ClpS, whose protein sequence is MAERRDGEGGDDEGTGLGIATRTRTRTKQPTPYRVLLLNDDYTPMEFVVLVLQRFFRMDMEAATRVMLHVHQKGVGVCGVFSYEVAETKVAQVIEFARQNQHPLQCTLEKA, encoded by the coding sequence ATGGCCGAGCGCCGCGACGGGGAAGGCGGCGATGACGAAGGCACCGGCCTCGGCATCGCGACCCGCACCCGCACGCGGACCAAGCAGCCGACGCCGTACCGGGTGCTGCTGCTCAACGACGATTACACGCCGATGGAATTCGTCGTGCTGGTGCTCCAGCGCTTCTTCCGCATGGACATGGAGGCGGCGACGCGCGTGATGCTCCACGTCCACCAGAAGGGTGTCGGGGTGTGCGGCGTGTTTAGCTACGAAGTGGCGGAAACCAAGGTCGCCCAGGTGATCGAGTTCGCCCGGCAGAACCAGCACCCCCTGCAATGCACGCTGGAAAAGGCCTGA
- a CDS encoding Crp/Fnr family transcriptional regulator, giving the protein MVALTPGEHHALGQLEERERQLRRGATLQRENDRCSELFVLRKGTMMSSVLLDDGSRQILRFLFPGDMMGVSSLVYREAPETITALTDAVVCPFERTAMSKLITDHPRLAALIMVYNQIERAALTDRLAALGRTSAKARVAGILLEMRNRMRMLDKATNSSFTLGLTQEEIGDATGLTAVHVNRMLRQLEEEGIIAREAGRVTLTDERALQRAANFVDRYAGLDLGWLPEAR; this is encoded by the coding sequence ATGGTCGCACTGACGCCTGGCGAACACCACGCGCTGGGGCAGCTGGAGGAGCGCGAGCGCCAGCTCCGCCGTGGCGCCACCCTGCAACGGGAGAATGATCGCTGCAGCGAGTTGTTCGTCCTGCGCAAGGGCACGATGATGAGTTCGGTGCTGCTCGACGACGGCAGTCGCCAGATCCTCCGCTTCCTGTTTCCCGGTGACATGATGGGGGTCTCCTCGCTGGTCTATCGCGAGGCGCCCGAGACGATCACCGCGCTGACCGATGCCGTGGTCTGCCCGTTCGAGCGCACCGCGATGAGCAAGCTGATCACCGACCATCCGCGGCTCGCCGCGCTGATCATGGTCTATAACCAGATCGAGCGCGCGGCGCTGACCGACCGGCTGGCGGCGCTCGGCCGGACTTCGGCCAAGGCGCGGGTCGCGGGCATCCTGCTCGAGATGCGCAACCGCATGCGCATGCTCGACAAGGCGACCAACAGCAGCTTCACGCTTGGCCTGACCCAGGAGGAGATCGGCGACGCGACCGGCCTGACCGCCGTCCACGTCAACCGAATGCTTCGGCAGCTCGAGGAAGAAGGCATCATCGCGCGCGAGGCGGGGCGGGTGACCCTGACCGACGAGCGGGCGCTGCAGCGCGCGGCGAATTTCGTCGATCGCTATGCCGGGCTCGATCTGGGGTGGCTGCCCGAGGCGCGGTGA
- the murA gene encoding UDP-N-acetylglucosamine 1-carboxyvinyltransferase produces MDRILIRGGNRLSGRLPISGAKNAALTLMPCALLTEEPVTLRNLPRLADVDSFGHLLNQLGCSTQIEGARPEDFGRVMTIRAGKLTATEAPYDIVRKMRASILVLGPLIGRAGEATVSLPGGCAIGNRPIDLHLKAMEALGAEIELAAGYVKATAPGGRLPGGRVTFPIVSVGATENAVMAAVTAKGGSIIENAAREPEIVDLCNMLVAMGASINGIGTETLEIEGRDRLHGATYRVMPDRIEAGSYACAAAITGGALELAGVAIDDMRATVAALVEAGVTVEERGDSLFVEATGRLGPLTLSTAPFPGFATDMQAQFMAMLALADGASVLTETIFENRYMHVPELARMGADIQVRGRTAVVRGVDKLVGAPVMATDLRASMSLILAGLAAGGETQVQRVYHLDRGYERLEEKLSAVGADIERVSDG; encoded by the coding sequence ATGGACCGTATCCTCATCCGCGGCGGCAACCGTCTTTCGGGCCGCCTGCCCATCTCCGGCGCCAAGAACGCAGCGCTCACCCTCATGCCCTGCGCCCTGCTCACCGAAGAACCGGTGACGCTCAGGAACCTGCCAAGGCTGGCCGATGTCGACAGTTTCGGGCACCTCCTCAACCAGCTCGGCTGCTCGACCCAGATCGAAGGCGCGCGCCCCGAGGATTTCGGCCGGGTGATGACGATCCGCGCCGGCAAGCTGACCGCGACCGAGGCGCCCTATGATATCGTGCGCAAGATGCGCGCCTCGATCCTGGTGCTTGGCCCGCTGATCGGGCGGGCAGGCGAAGCGACCGTGTCGCTGCCGGGCGGCTGCGCCATCGGCAACCGGCCGATCGACCTTCACCTGAAGGCGATGGAAGCGCTGGGGGCCGAGATCGAACTGGCCGCGGGCTATGTGAAGGCGACCGCGCCCGGTGGACGGTTGCCGGGCGGACGAGTCACCTTCCCGATCGTCTCGGTCGGCGCGACCGAGAATGCGGTGATGGCGGCGGTGACCGCGAAGGGTGGCTCGATCATCGAGAACGCCGCGCGCGAGCCGGAAATCGTCGATCTGTGCAACATGCTCGTCGCGATGGGGGCGTCGATCAATGGCATCGGCACCGAAACGCTTGAGATCGAGGGGCGTGACCGGCTTCACGGCGCGACCTATCGGGTGATGCCCGACCGGATCGAGGCGGGCAGCTATGCTTGTGCCGCAGCGATCACCGGCGGCGCGCTCGAACTGGCCGGTGTCGCGATCGACGATATGCGCGCGACCGTCGCCGCGTTGGTGGAGGCGGGCGTCACGGTGGAGGAACGGGGCGACAGCCTGTTCGTCGAGGCGACCGGCCGGCTCGGCCCGCTGACTCTGTCGACCGCGCCCTTTCCGGGCTTCGCGACTGACATGCAGGCGCAGTTCATGGCGATGCTGGCGCTGGCGGACGGCGCGAGCGTGCTGACCGAGACGATCTTCGAGAATCGCTACATGCACGTGCCGGAACTGGCCCGCATGGGGGCCGACATCCAGGTGCGCGGGCGCACCGCCGTGGTGCGCGGCGTCGACAAGCTCGTCGGTGCGCCGGTGATGGCGACCGATCTGCGCGCCTCGATGAGCCTGATCCTCGCCGGGCTCGCCGCCGGGGGCGAGACCCAGGTCCAGCGCGTCTATCACCTCGACCGGGGGTACGAGCGGCTGGAGGAAAAGCTCAGCGCGGTCGGTGCCGACATCGAACGCGTCAGCGACGGCTGA
- a CDS encoding NAD(P)/FAD-dependent oxidoreductase: MSERKIQIVIVGGGAGGLELARRLGAKYGRRRHDIILVERNRTHIWKPLLHEVAAGSLDANLDEVGYRSHCHRWGYRFFLGTLESIDREHGEIVVAPLLDEDGSELIARHAIRYDYLVIAVGAETNDFGTPGARAHCMVLDDRTQADRFRNRLLNHCLRVSRAMSLDPASDEHVRVAVVGGGATGVELTAELFNSAAALHYYGLETFDESRLQVTLIEAGPRILPALPEKLAAAAQAELEALGVRVLTGTRVTEVTAGAIVTGTGERIESELRVWAAGVRGAATLDHIGGLETNATNQLLVRPTLQTTLDDRIFAMGDCCSCLDPATGRPVPPRAQAAHQMASSVFGNLVRLMDGRGLVPFAYHDHGSLVSISRFSTVGSLMGNLVGGRMAIEGRLARFVYVSLYRMHLIAIHGWLRGIGLIVIGRVNTIIRPRLKLH, from the coding sequence GTGAGCGAGCGCAAGATCCAGATCGTGATCGTCGGGGGCGGCGCTGGCGGGCTTGAGCTCGCACGTCGCCTCGGCGCGAAATATGGGCGCAGGCGCCACGACATCATCTTGGTCGAACGCAACCGCACCCATATCTGGAAGCCGCTGCTGCACGAGGTCGCGGCTGGATCGCTCGACGCCAATCTCGATGAGGTCGGCTATCGCAGCCATTGCCACCGCTGGGGCTATCGCTTCTTCCTCGGCACGCTTGAAAGCATCGATCGCGAGCATGGGGAGATCGTCGTCGCGCCCCTGCTCGACGAGGACGGCAGCGAGTTGATCGCGCGCCACGCCATTCGTTACGATTATCTGGTGATCGCGGTCGGCGCCGAGACCAATGATTTCGGCACGCCCGGCGCCCGCGCGCATTGCATGGTGCTCGACGACCGCACCCAGGCGGACAGGTTCCGCAACCGCCTGCTCAACCATTGCCTGCGCGTTTCCCGCGCGATGAGCCTCGATCCGGCGTCGGACGAGCATGTCCGGGTCGCTGTCGTCGGCGGCGGCGCCACCGGCGTCGAGCTGACCGCCGAACTGTTCAACTCGGCGGCGGCGCTGCACTATTACGGGCTTGAGACCTTCGACGAGAGCCGTCTGCAGGTGACTTTGATCGAGGCAGGCCCGCGCATCCTGCCGGCACTTCCCGAAAAGCTTGCCGCGGCGGCGCAGGCTGAGCTCGAAGCGCTTGGCGTGCGCGTGCTGACCGGCACGCGGGTGACCGAGGTTACCGCCGGGGCGATCGTCACCGGCACCGGCGAGCGTATCGAGAGCGAGCTGCGCGTCTGGGCGGCGGGTGTTCGCGGTGCCGCCACGCTCGATCATATCGGCGGGCTTGAAACCAACGCCACCAATCAGCTTCTCGTGCGGCCGACGCTCCAGACCACGCTTGACGACCGCATCTTTGCAATGGGCGATTGCTGTTCCTGCCTCGATCCGGCGACCGGTCGCCCGGTCCCGCCCCGCGCCCAGGCGGCGCACCAGATGGCGTCGAGCGTGTTCGGCAATCTCGTCCGGCTGATGGACGGGCGGGGCCTGGTGCCCTTCGCCTATCACGATCACGGCTCGCTCGTGTCGATCAGCCGCTTCTCGACGGTGGGCAGCCTGATGGGCAATCTCGTCGGCGGGCGCATGGCGATCGAGGGGCGGCTGGCCCGATTCGTCTATGTCTCGCTTTACCGTATGCACCTGATCGCGATCCATGGCTGGTTGCGCGGCATCGGGCTGATCGTGATCGGCCGGGTCAACACCATCATCAGGCCGAGGCTGAAGCTGCATTGA
- a CDS encoding Gfo/Idh/MocA family oxidoreductase, with protein sequence MTADPVRYAMIGGGEGAFIGPIHRTAAAIAGNCRLVAGALSSDPERAKRSGIAAGIAPDRSYTSYRALIDGEKALPEDERAEFVAIVTPNHVHAPIAIAALDAGLPVLTDKPLTDTLDAALAFEAAAIRTGGLVGVTHTYLGYPMVRQARALIAADDLGAVRRVSVRYTQGWLAQAGDAVGKQAEWRIDPARSGLAGAFGDIGTHAFNLVEYITGERMTRLSAELRAAVPGRTLDDDGAAMFHLVGGGRGTLVASQICTGDANGLEISVWCEHAGLHWHQEHPNHLRVARRGGPEEIWTPGVDRSYLGEAAMRVTRVPSGHPEGYLEAFANIYRDFADAVRGKTPDLPCYASLADGVAGMRFIQAAHDSSAGGGAWTNLGEHA encoded by the coding sequence GTGACGGCCGATCCGGTCAGATATGCCATGATCGGCGGCGGCGAAGGCGCGTTCATCGGCCCGATTCACCGCACCGCGGCGGCCATCGCCGGCAATTGCCGGCTGGTCGCGGGTGCGCTGAGCAGCGATCCCGAGCGGGCGAAACGCTCCGGCATCGCGGCGGGTATCGCCCCCGACCGGAGCTACACCAGCTACCGGGCGCTGATCGACGGCGAGAAGGCACTGCCGGAAGACGAGCGGGCCGAATTCGTCGCGATCGTCACGCCCAATCATGTCCACGCGCCCATCGCCATCGCCGCGCTCGATGCCGGTTTGCCCGTGCTCACCGACAAGCCCCTCACCGACACGCTCGATGCGGCGCTCGCGTTCGAGGCGGCCGCCATCCGCACCGGCGGGCTGGTGGGCGTCACCCATACCTATCTCGGCTATCCGATGGTGCGGCAGGCGCGCGCGCTGATCGCGGCGGACGATCTCGGCGCGGTGCGGCGAGTCTCGGTGCGCTACACCCAGGGCTGGCTGGCGCAGGCCGGCGACGCGGTCGGCAAGCAGGCCGAATGGCGGATCGACCCCGCGCGCTCCGGCCTGGCCGGGGCGTTCGGCGATATCGGGACTCATGCCTTCAACCTGGTCGAATATATCACCGGCGAGCGCATGACCCGGCTCTCGGCCGAACTGCGCGCGGCGGTGCCGGGCCGGACGCTCGATGATGACGGCGCCGCGATGTTCCACCTGGTCGGCGGCGGTCGCGGCACGCTGGTCGCCAGCCAGATCTGCACCGGCGACGCCAATGGCCTGGAGATATCAGTCTGGTGCGAGCATGCCGGGCTTCACTGGCATCAGGAGCATCCCAACCATCTCCGCGTCGCGCGGCGCGGGGGGCCGGAGGAGATCTGGACCCCCGGCGTCGACCGCTCCTACCTCGGTGAGGCCGCGATGCGCGTCACCCGGGTGCCGTCGGGCCATCCCGAGGGCTATCTCGAAGCCTTCGCCAATATCTATCGCGATTTCGCCGACGCGGTGCGGGGCAAGACGCCCGACCTGCCCTGTTATGCCAGCCTTGCCGACGGTGTCGCCGGCATGCGCTTCATCCAGGCGGCACATGACAGCAGCGCCGGCGGCGGCGCGTGGACCAATCTGGGAGAACATGCATGA
- a CDS encoding sugar phosphate isomerase/epimerase, whose amino-acid sequence MLDRRMFLGAAGAAIGTALLPVSAGAMPLGLPPGLQLWTVKEDLAKDFAGTLKSLKAIGYDRVEAAGWTGLSPADFRKGVAAAGLDCFSCHYSMMELMGEVDTRLAAARDVGVRYFVASSPAWRKPLAPGRPWVQAVAEAMTLDDWRRNAARMNEVGARAKALGMRFAYHNHPAEFLAYDGKVAFHELLEHTDPALVAFELDLGWVAAAGHDPAHVLKEHGARIELLHVKDIATKERKPGTIAGDLTTVPIGKGSIDWPAVFAAAKTARIKSWFVEQEAPWVQPQLTALAESIAYLRTLPA is encoded by the coding sequence ATGCTCGATCGCCGCATGTTTCTCGGTGCCGCAGGCGCTGCCATTGGTACTGCATTGCTGCCGGTATCCGCCGGTGCCATGCCGCTCGGCCTGCCGCCTGGCCTCCAGCTCTGGACGGTCAAGGAAGACCTCGCGAAGGATTTCGCGGGCACGCTGAAATCGCTGAAGGCGATCGGCTATGACAGGGTCGAGGCAGCCGGCTGGACCGGCCTGTCGCCGGCCGATTTCCGGAAAGGCGTCGCCGCCGCCGGGCTCGACTGTTTCTCCTGCCACTATTCGATGATGGAATTGATGGGCGAGGTCGACACGCGGCTCGCCGCTGCGCGCGATGTGGGCGTGCGCTATTTCGTCGCCTCCTCGCCTGCCTGGCGGAAGCCGCTCGCCCCCGGCCGCCCTTGGGTCCAGGCCGTCGCCGAGGCGATGACCCTCGACGACTGGCGCCGCAACGCCGCGCGGATGAACGAGGTCGGCGCCCGGGCAAAGGCGCTCGGCATGCGCTTCGCCTATCATAACCACCCGGCCGAATTCCTCGCTTATGACGGCAAGGTCGCGTTCCATGAGCTGTTGGAGCATACCGATCCGGCGCTTGTCGCGTTCGAACTTGATCTCGGCTGGGTCGCGGCGGCCGGACATGATCCCGCGCATGTGCTGAAGGAGCATGGCGCGCGGATCGAGCTGCTCCACGTCAAGGATATCGCGACGAAGGAGCGCAAGCCCGGCACGATCGCCGGGGATCTGACCACCGTGCCGATCGGCAAGGGCAGTATCGACTGGCCGGCGGTGTTCGCGGCGGCGAAGACAGCGCGGATCAAGAGCTGGTTCGTCGAGCAGGAAGCCCCCTGGGTTCAGCCGCAGCTCACCGCTCTCGCTGAAAGCATCGCCTATCTGCGGACGCTTCCGGCGTGA
- a CDS encoding response regulator, with the protein MTSPANPRPIDPHPVSPRGANPHIVAHIVPHIVVVDDEEDLREPVAAYLREQGMDVDEAGSGADLDIILGRGMPTLVVLDVTMPDEDGFSIARRLRALNPTIGIVMLTARRDVIDRVVGLELGADDYIMKPFEPRELLARIRSVLRRLGATTPAETADEATGDAETAPPLRSTYQEEFWIPTSRGEIRVPVDTIEWIEAAKDYALLHTPERSHMIRITMAALEQGLDPAHMIRVHRSAFVRPESVLRISAIGRHMVLELKSGAVVRVGPRHWGEVRHRLKA; encoded by the coding sequence ATGACTTCCCCCGCCAATCCACGCCCCATCGACCCGCATCCCGTCAGTCCGCGCGGCGCCAATCCGCACATCGTTGCCCACATTGTCCCCCACATCGTCGTGGTCGATGACGAGGAGGACCTGCGCGAGCCGGTCGCTGCCTATCTCCGCGAGCAGGGCATGGATGTCGACGAAGCCGGCAGTGGCGCCGATCTCGACATCATCCTCGGGCGCGGCATGCCGACGCTCGTCGTGCTCGACGTGACCATGCCCGACGAGGACGGCTTCAGCATCGCCCGCCGGCTGCGCGCGCTGAACCCGACCATCGGCATCGTCATGCTCACCGCGCGCCGCGACGTGATCGACCGGGTCGTCGGGCTCGAACTGGGCGCCGACGATTACATCATGAAGCCGTTCGAGCCGCGCGAACTGCTCGCGCGAATCCGGTCGGTGCTGCGCCGCCTGGGCGCCACGACGCCGGCCGAAACCGCCGACGAGGCGACGGGCGACGCTGAAACCGCCCCGCCCCTGCGCAGCACCTATCAGGAGGAATTCTGGATCCCCACCTCGCGCGGCGAAATCCGCGTGCCGGTCGATACGATCGAATGGATCGAGGCGGCCAAGGATTACGCGCTGCTCCACACGCCGGAACGAAGCCATATGATCCGGATCACCATGGCAGCGCTCGAACAGGGGCTCGATCCAGCGCACATGATCAGGGTGCATCGCTCAGCCTTTGTCAGGCCCGAATCGGTGCTGCGGATCAGCGCGATCGGGCGGCACATGGTGCTTGAGCTGAAGTCAGGCGCGGTCGTCCGCGTCGGCCCGCGCCATTGGGGCGAGGTACGGCACCGCCTCAAGGCTTAG